Below is a genomic region from Zeugodacus cucurbitae isolate PBARC_wt_2022May chromosome X, idZeuCucr1.2, whole genome shotgun sequence.
agctgcgATTATTCCTGcaccgatttcaataattttcaccaAGAAgctatattatattaaagacaatacgctcacttaatttcacTAAGATatctacatattatatacatataaagcccATCGCATGTTTGAAAACCGTAATATGAAAAATCACGTATATGTGAGATAGGGGAAGCTATGACACATTTTCGGCACAGCGAcacattattataagaaaaaaatagttcttttaaaacttattatgtaccaaatttcattgaaatcggttgagtactacttgagatatggattttgaccaAAAAGCGGGCGACGTcacgacaatttttttatatttttttattcatctgagtgcagctctttaCTGTCATTTCTGTATAAAAATGTTACTCTAAAATGTAGCTCGGTCAGGAAACTGACGTTGTGGGTCTTTAAATGATCTAATTTTTTTGGCGGACATTCCATTCGCCAGTTGTCGAATCGACGAATGTTTGTGCTATTTTATTGCGTGATTGTGATATTGTATTGCTTAGATTGAGATGTGTAACGCCTTACTTTGATACGTTTTACATATAACCAGCGTACGATCAGAAATGTAGTGTCAGAGAGTCAGTGAAAAgttcaatattaaaattcacaaaCGTGTAAACATTGCATTCTGATTGTGTGGTGTACAAAACGTGTTAACCATTCACTCTTGTGTCTACTTGTTACTTTAAGTTGCAGGCGACGAAaccagaaaataatatatagttttagggcactaattttgtaatatgtttacaattattttaattttaatatatatataatatacggaTCATActaaaatatagctgaataaattttattgcaatttatttattttctagtaTTCAAAAGCGAAGGTATAGTGATACATTCAGATTCCCACCTACCCACTAATCATAAGAAAACTGCAAACGATCACTCTTTTAATAGTAATCTGTATGTGGAATCATCAGTACCAATGGTTGAAACTCCCAGCCAACTAACTGTAATATCTACACGGTCAGTtcattttataacttaaatttttttattaaaaaataaacgagtGTATTTTTAGGAAACGAAGACCTGTGATTAAGCAACTCAACCCAGTTACATTGACTAGTAATGTGGGTGATGATCAAATGAGTACGATTGGTGCGCATGATGATCAAATTCTCAGTGGTGAATTCAGGAACAACGTAGTATTATTTAATCAACAACAGCAGaaatacattaataaatatgagCTACCGCAATTACAACATACCGCTGGTGCGGTAACTACAAATACGAGTAATACTATATGCTATAAGCCTGTAGAAATTATGGAAGAACCTGCTAAGCCACGTCGTTGGGAGCAGAAGCAggtgcaaataaaaacaatggaAGGAGAGTTTAGTGTAACCATGTGGGCTTCCGGCAACTCAGATGATGAAACATCAAATCCAGAACATGAGACAGATTATCAAGAGTTCATATCCTGTGAGGAACAAGAAGTGGATGAGGGATGTAACATTTCTGATCCTGTACAGGGATTAGTGCCTACTATCGATAGTAATGATTTTCAACCAGATCATCTATTACATCGACAACTTAtcttacaacaacaagagtTGCACCCCTCACAAGTGTTAGTACAGAACGCGGTCGATTCTAGTGACGCATCAAACCCGTTAGATGGTGGATGTGGTGGTACAAATGGACCTACATTAATAGGCTTAGATATATCTTCACACCCACAGTTATCTGAATATGCAGGCCCTAGCAACATTGAcaataatttaagatttaaaaagaCTGTATCAAATAATAAAACCGACACTTTTATAACATCAGAtgaaaaaaatgccaaaaatgtaGTTTTGCCAGTTTCACGCACGGCTGTTTTGACCGCACCACTTATGCATCCCACCAATGCCGCTGTTATTACTATGACTAGTATGGATAGCGGTACCTTATCAACCTCGACATTACCCGTAagtgttgttgtacaacaaaatcaacaagtTATTTCCACTTCACCACCGCCCTTAAGCTATAGTAACAAAATCAATACGGCGGCAACTGAAACCAATTGCAATGGTCCTGGAGAGAAACGGATCGCATGCCCACAAAAGGGATGTTACAAGTTTTTTCGTGATAACTCTGCAATGCGTAAACATCTACACACCCACGGTCCGCGTGTACATGTTTGCGCTGAATGTGGAAAAGCCTTTGTTGAGAGTTCAAAGCTAAAGCGTCACCAGCTGGTACATACTGGAGAGAAGCCATTTCAGTGCACATTTGAAGGTTGTGGCAAACGGTTCTCACTGGATTTTAATTTAAGGTGAGTAATGCAAATCGAattctgcaaatattttaattaacccAATATTAtagtgttttaatatttttttatgttagtATTAAAATAGCAAAGTGAAAAAAccattttacttatataaacacacagTTATTAAGTTGAAAAATACGTCTTGAATTTTGTATCCTGTAGAGGAAAAAATTTCTTCACCGCCGTTTCGTTTAGAGCATCTAAAATACGTTAAGTGTTCTGTGCATTTTATCCGTCTAAACGCTGTCCTATCGCTAGTCTTGCACTGTTAGCAGCGGTAAGTAGACCACTTCTCAACCTTCAACGCTCTCCAATACCCGAGAACGACTAGCCAACACCTCGTTCCTCGTACCATCTCATAGCTCCTCGCCACGCCTGTCACATCAGTCAAGTGCAATTCTTGCTCCGACTGGTGTCATTTTCCGATGTATTCCGGCCTAGATTGCCCCATGCAACAGGTGTCATCCCAACAAAGCATTGTGCAATGTGTTGATTATTATTCGAAGGTGTTCCCAATTGTTTTTATGCTGCTTATACTCTGAGTTCAATCCTAAAAGTCCTTCGTAGCTATATTGCTGTTTTCTCCGGACATCTCATACTATTACATTATACAATTCCGCAAGTTTTCTTCTGCCTTCTTCCATTTTCTTCATCTCATCCAATAGAACATAAAGAGTATGTCAGCAAAGGTGAAGTCTAACTGGTtgattattgaataaaaattaattttagttttgtgaTCGATTCTGCGGTCCTGTGATTATTGTTCTTTCAATTCCTAAATTGGTcaaaagacaaatattttttaatcgttCAAACATGGCTAAATTATAGTCAATTAAGGAAAACGTAAAGCATATACGCCGCTCAAactaacatatataaataatttattgaacagatttaagtatttctcccCCAAATAAAGGAGCACAACACTACTGCGCATATGTAAAAGAACATGTTAGCGCGGGGTTCCAACTCGAGCGCTGCCTGTTTGCTTGAAACTCCTGCAAATGGAAACTTTGTACTTCTTTGTTTCATTCAGGTCATATCATTGCAAAGTAACATGTCTATTTAATTTGCTTGGCAAGTGCCACAACGACTAAATTCAATTGTTGAAATCCGAAACTTGAAAATATAGAGTGTCTATTCGGAAACAATATATAGCACGGCGCAAAAAAAAACTGGTCGGTAGGAAAATTTGAAGCAAGAGCTAAAAATTCAAAAGGACGGAATGTAGTTCTTCGGGTTATGTGCGGCCACCTGTCTCTTCATAATTGCCCACAGGTTTTGGATTGGGTTTAAATCGAGGTTGTTCCCAGGCCACGCCAACTGCTGTATTCCTATATTTGTCAGAAAATcttgaaattgcaaaaaatggaAGAACATCAAAATTAGTTATGTATGCCATTAATAACAGTtagtagaattaaaaaaataataataatcacaaTGTTAGCCCATCTGACATGACACAGAGTCGTCCTAAAATATGATATTGTTTTAGCGTTGATACAGTTCTTCGATGGAGGGTACAAATTGGATTTCAGCATTAGTTTTATATGCCttcttttttttactcttaTCATCAATTAAGTGAATCACTTTTAGTCAAATATAAGAAGAACTTGGCCAGCCTACTTATATGCTAGCTGGCGCActgttgtttgtttgcattctcTGCTGAACTGTTCAACTGACTTTCTCCATACATGGCGGATACCAACTGATCCAAAGATAATAAACTTGTATTCATCCTAGAAAATTACAGTCTTCCATTTTTCATGCTCTTTCGTCCATACATACCGCAGTGTCCTCACTCGTTGCTATCTGCTACAGTAATCTTGCCGAATGCCACAAAGCCCGAAATTTGCAAAGTGCTTTGATTCTGCTGCGATAAGGCTATATCAGCAGCGCTATTTGCTAAGGAAATGTTAGACATATTCATTAATTCTATCAACGGTCACACTACCTCCTAATTGTACTATTAAAATGTAACATTTCAGCACATCAGGAATCaatattttccgaaaaaaatgaaatatataatatcaataaattcgtttttttttttgtttattttacagaaCTCATGTTCGTATTCACACGGGCGATCGACCATATGTTTGTCCTTTCGATGGTTGTAACAAAAAGTTTGCGCAGTCTACAAACTTGAAATCACATATTTTAACACACGCTAAaactaagtaaatatatatgatgagTACACATTCATTTAACTATTTCCATGTAAAATTGCAGGCGAAGTACACTAGTTGGTAATTGCAGTAATATCAGTAACGATTCCAGCAGTGTAGTGCAGATAGCTACACAAAATCTTATAAAAGTAGAAATGAACGAAATTGATTCCAACTCCTCCTACGTTGTTTACActgattaatatacatatacttttatCAACATAAAAACATATGCACAAACAGCAATATTGATTTGtttcgttttttaattttattttctctatttAACTACGAATTACTGCTaagttgtaatgaatttttactAAACCTCCATGAAAGCGTGAGGtattaatgaaaaatagaacgttgttttaattttatattagctATTTAAACTAAACATAAACCACTTTTTGTATGAATGATTTGAATGaactaatttgtaatttgtgctATACTGAAcactttatgtatatatatttttttaaatagatacaCTTATTATAAATTGTCGGAGATAGTCTTTCTAGTAATACACACGTACATTAATGAGCCAGTTTGAATTTAATGGAAAATGTTATCAAATAATACACAATGAACTTTGACATTATACATGCGTTGGACGTCTACAGCTCTTGAATTGATCAATTGTCCAAAGGCAATGTTTTGGCATATTTCTTACAATTTATCACAGCATATTTCTTACAATGTTTTACAGCGTTAAACACATTTTTGACATGTTTATGGGAAAACATGAAGTGCAAatcataaatttagaaaattagattttttagtttattcagTATTGCCTTTTCGCTAGCATACACGCTATTGTCAAATATTTTAACGGTACTCTGCAGTAGATGAGTAAATAACCGGCTACCTGATGTAAAAATCtattaattaatcaaattatcggtttttatattatttataatattatcatttaaaaagaattgtaaccaaaaaaaattgtcaaatttttagttttgctATGTTTCAGTCTACTTCAAtttaaacaatacaaatacgCATCTGTCTgccattataaaaaaaaaaataaacacaattttaacGGATAcatgtataattaaattatttctgtgaaCTTGAAATACGCATTTTTTAGCTGAATTCAATTGTaacataaattatacaaataaaccaTTGTAACTTTTCCAAtgcatatttttgtatgaattaaaaattgacacgtgtaacaaaatttgtttaaatctcAAATTTTTGCACGCAATTCGTAGAAATAAACAGAAAACCTAAACAAATGACgctttttgtatattaaaatgattagttttacttatttatttttaaatacgttAATGCACACGTTCATTCGTGTATTAAATTCCAGCGCATTAAATGCATTAGAGCACGGGTTGTTTAAGATTGGCTATTTATTTATGAACTATCATTTTGTAAGCTTTTaggcaaaattattaaatattggttTAGATGtacacaacaataaataaacagtttttaaatacttggaAAATATTTCCCAccaaaagaaatcaaataaacaacatttgaaaatgcgtttttataaaatacttgaacattatttttgttataaaaaatgtgtgtaaagcTTTGACATATTATGTTTTGCTtacagtaaattaaaatatacaaaccggccatttttacaactttcgacgtggttTGTCTGTGCATAGATGAACTTAAGGGGTTACGCCCCATCGAACGCATGGAAATCGGATGGCTTTtcaggatttttttttacaaatctatTTGAGGTAGGACTTCTTaacatttattgctattttaatacatatcttaagctctatacatattaaaaagaataaaattgattttaattcaaaatggcaGAGATATAAACATTGGCGTGGATCAATTCGTCCGGACCACTCCTTGATGGTGCACATGACTggcatttcaatttttcattaatgtTTCAAATTCatggtttttaaattttcaggGTGGCGTAACCTCTTAATTCAATTCTTGGCGTTGGAGCTTCAAAACTCAGTGTTTATTGTTGATATGGTGAATTCAAATCAGGTCGTATATCAAACCAAGACGAATTTCGTGCAGTTAGTTAAAAATCAGTTGTTTCGGAAACTATTGATGCTGTGCGTGCAGTTTGAGAGAACTATAGACACAACTGCATTTTTTGAGCATTCAAAATATCGATTTAATGAGTCATCAACCGTACAGACCTGACTTGGCGCCGCATGACTACTCTTTATTCCCGTACGCAATAAATACAGCAAGGGACACCTGAAGCGGCGGTTGATGCGTTCAGACAGCATGTTTTGGTGATATTTCAACCAGAGCAAAAGTGCTACTACAATTGGTTCAAAGTGTATAGATCATAATTGAGAACATTTTGACAAacaagaaattttgtttttgtccaCTAATTCTATACATAATAACAAAGAGTAGTAGTAATATATAATCCATAGAATGGTGATTAGCTACTCGATTGCTTACGATCAGTTGTTCTGTTTCTGTAACGATTGCTTAGCACCTACTATactcggttttttttttaacaatacgTTGaagctatttttttataaatttttgcatacatattaaaaTGAAGATACAACTTCAAATGATTGAGGGATATTCCGAAGCTGAACGAGGCAAGTCGCAATTtggaagcagcaacaaaaaaaacgaaaaaacgaaCGTAAACATAAAGAATGGATAGTACCAACAATTCCCTTGaaggtaattaaaaaaaaatcaaggttaagtgtatattttatttaccttgCGTGTTTGCCTTAAATCTTTCTAAAATAGTGagtttatgatttttatgtgtTTAATAATGAAACGTCAATTAAGACATATCAAGAGTGACGAAACTAAAGATTATGACCCGTTACTTTTTTGATTCCCGATAGACAGAAATTACATTAGAAAAGGAAACAGAATCTCGCCCAAtagaaaaaaagattaaaatatttacaaatatttttataaaattcataaattttgtcCGTATTAACACAAAAAtgtatcaaaattattattaatataagcAGATATTGATttacaataaaacaaattgttgttgGAAACTCGAAAACACTGTCATGTGTTTTTTATCATCCACtcaatttgcaattttgttCTTAATAGAGTTCATCCTTCATCgctttcttatatatatacatatgtactatatatttctTTCGGAATCGCGGCAGTGCACATATAAATCACCGAAAGAAAGAGCTCATAAACACGAAGGTGCGAGTCActctgtttatatatgtatacatttgtttaaatttaattaatttttttaattattaaatatacatagatagaaaaaataagttattcgcgttttctaaAAGCATTCAAGCAACGTCAG
It encodes:
- the LOC105218333 gene encoding polycomb protein PHO isoform X1; amino-acid sequence: MSQSNILCEVEQTDSMEEVIDRETFNNMNVTAVSVGYPQFGILVRSDQYEEEVASKNEDPQDIVMQNIEDVFKSEGIVIHSDSHLPTNHKKTANDHSFNSNLYVESSVPMVETPSQLTVISTRKRRPVIKQLNPVTLTSNVGDDQMSTIGAHDDQILSGEFRNNVVLFNQQQQKYINKYELPQLQHTAGAVTTNTSNTICYKPVEIMEEPAKPRRWEQKQVQIKTMEGEFSVTMWASGNSDDETSNPEHETDYQEFISCEEQEVDEGCNISDPVQGLVPTIDSNDFQPDHLLHRQLILQQQELHPSQVLVQNAVDSSDASNPLDGGCGGTNGPTLIGLDISSHPQLSEYAGPSNIDNNLRFKKTVSNNKTDTFITSDEKNAKNVVLPVSRTAVLTAPLMHPTNAAVITMTSMDSGTLSTSTLPVSVVVQQNQQVISTSPPPLSYSNKINTAATETNCNGPGEKRIACPQKGCYKFFRDNSAMRKHLHTHGPRVHVCAECGKAFVESSKLKRHQLVHTGEKPFQCTFEGCGKRFSLDFNLRTHVRIHTGDRPYVCPFDGCNKKFAQSTNLKSHILTHAKTKRSTLVGNCSNISNDSSSVVQIATQNLIKVEMNEIDSNSSYVVYTD
- the LOC105218333 gene encoding polycomb protein PHO isoform X2, whose protein sequence is MSHMQRRINKIFLFKSEGIVIHSDSHLPTNHKKTANDHSFNSNLYVESSVPMVETPSQLTVISTRKRRPVIKQLNPVTLTSNVGDDQMSTIGAHDDQILSGEFRNNVVLFNQQQQKYINKYELPQLQHTAGAVTTNTSNTICYKPVEIMEEPAKPRRWEQKQVQIKTMEGEFSVTMWASGNSDDETSNPEHETDYQEFISCEEQEVDEGCNISDPVQGLVPTIDSNDFQPDHLLHRQLILQQQELHPSQVLVQNAVDSSDASNPLDGGCGGTNGPTLIGLDISSHPQLSEYAGPSNIDNNLRFKKTVSNNKTDTFITSDEKNAKNVVLPVSRTAVLTAPLMHPTNAAVITMTSMDSGTLSTSTLPVSVVVQQNQQVISTSPPPLSYSNKINTAATETNCNGPGEKRIACPQKGCYKFFRDNSAMRKHLHTHGPRVHVCAECGKAFVESSKLKRHQLVHTGEKPFQCTFEGCGKRFSLDFNLRTHVRIHTGDRPYVCPFDGCNKKFAQSTNLKSHILTHAKTKRSTLVGNCSNISNDSSSVVQIATQNLIKVEMNEIDSNSSYVVYTD
- the LOC105218333 gene encoding polycomb protein PHO isoform X3, with protein sequence MSHMQRRINKIFCIIQKRSNLYVESSVPMVETPSQLTVISTRKRRPVIKQLNPVTLTSNVGDDQMSTIGAHDDQILSGEFRNNVVLFNQQQQKYINKYELPQLQHTAGAVTTNTSNTICYKPVEIMEEPAKPRRWEQKQVQIKTMEGEFSVTMWASGNSDDETSNPEHETDYQEFISCEEQEVDEGCNISDPVQGLVPTIDSNDFQPDHLLHRQLILQQQELHPSQVLVQNAVDSSDASNPLDGGCGGTNGPTLIGLDISSHPQLSEYAGPSNIDNNLRFKKTVSNNKTDTFITSDEKNAKNVVLPVSRTAVLTAPLMHPTNAAVITMTSMDSGTLSTSTLPVSVVVQQNQQVISTSPPPLSYSNKINTAATETNCNGPGEKRIACPQKGCYKFFRDNSAMRKHLHTHGPRVHVCAECGKAFVESSKLKRHQLVHTGEKPFQCTFEGCGKRFSLDFNLRTHVRIHTGDRPYVCPFDGCNKKFAQSTNLKSHILTHAKTKRSTLVGNCSNISNDSSSVVQIATQNLIKVEMNEIDSNSSYVVYTD
- the LOC105218333 gene encoding polycomb protein PHO isoform X4; the protein is MVETPSQLTVISTRKRRPVIKQLNPVTLTSNVGDDQMSTIGAHDDQILSGEFRNNVVLFNQQQQKYINKYELPQLQHTAGAVTTNTSNTICYKPVEIMEEPAKPRRWEQKQVQIKTMEGEFSVTMWASGNSDDETSNPEHETDYQEFISCEEQEVDEGCNISDPVQGLVPTIDSNDFQPDHLLHRQLILQQQELHPSQVLVQNAVDSSDASNPLDGGCGGTNGPTLIGLDISSHPQLSEYAGPSNIDNNLRFKKTVSNNKTDTFITSDEKNAKNVVLPVSRTAVLTAPLMHPTNAAVITMTSMDSGTLSTSTLPVSVVVQQNQQVISTSPPPLSYSNKINTAATETNCNGPGEKRIACPQKGCYKFFRDNSAMRKHLHTHGPRVHVCAECGKAFVESSKLKRHQLVHTGEKPFQCTFEGCGKRFSLDFNLRTHVRIHTGDRPYVCPFDGCNKKFAQSTNLKSHILTHAKTKRSTLVGNCSNISNDSSSVVQIATQNLIKVEMNEIDSNSSYVVYTD